In the genome of Plutella xylostella chromosome 6, ilPluXylo3.1, whole genome shotgun sequence, the window ACGGTTAGTTTTCAAATACATaagaataaatacaatattatgcaGTATTATCAAAGTATGGAAATGTGTTGGTAACAACAGCTAACTAAGCCTTATACATACACAATTCACTACGAGTTGTCCTTACGTAATGTAGAGagaaatacataattaaatttataattttacttattttcaGAACAAAAGTCTATTCCGGGATCAAAACGTACGGAAAGGTGCCATCTCTGTACGAAATGTGTGTCCACGTACTACAGgagcatattgaaggtatgtAACAAGCGATTTTAGCTATTTATACGCAAAATCTTCTCGACCCATTACAAACCCAGTTTCCCTACTGCTAGGGCACGGgcctccttccaatgaaggaagggtttttaaCCTATTCGGCTACCCTGGCCGAGCGGCTTGCGGGTTGATGCAATAAGCAAGAAACttgttgtaaataaaatattagcttTATGGCACTCACAAATAACGGAGATTACgattgtaaaaataattttatagagTAGTGACTACCCCCTATTACTTGGCACACCGGTCATCGGcacatatatacataaaagGCCTATTATTTATCTCTTTCTAGATCTAATTAAACGATACCTTACAGgcaactatttttttttactgtgcatgattttagtttattgtttttatgtgGACCCTGTTCTCtgaaaatgaatgaataattgttataattttattatttatctcaTTTCAGCTCTAGAATACACGGGCGGAGTTCCCTACGACATCCTAAAACCCGTAGTGGACAAGGCGACGCCACAACAGCTGTTTATGCTAGAGCATTTCAATCCTTATCTCATGGAGGATACGGACCACCTGTGGCAGACACACTGCAACAAACACTTTAGGAATAAACAACGACAGGAGATGGAGACGTGGCGGGAAATGTATATGGTGAGttgaaattgtaattttttattaggtaagtatgtctAATAACaggataacaatattaacaaTAGACTCCTTTCATAAGCTAAGAATAATTCACACAGCGCAGATCCCATAATTCTACGACCGAATGATTTATCAGCAgcgtccgatacccatattacaggctctgcctagtttggggtcagatggccgtgtgtgagatgaccccatattttatttgctcCACATTTCAGGTTCATCATGAGTTTTCGTTGCACGTAGGAGCTATGgaatttattgtataaaatttacagaaGAGGTTGTTATGTATGCGGAAATCCTCACTTGTTAATTTCATATCCAGAGATTTGTACCTTCTTTAAAGTGCTTAAAAGTTACAAAGTTATCATGACCTACTAGCCCGTAATCTCGTGATGTCAATTTATCAAATCTTtccataaaatatttgtttaccaATTTTTTGCTGTGAATTACAATCATTTCCCTTATCAGAGGATGATAATAAACCCACGTGAAATACCtcatacctataaaaatatcttaatTGCCTTTCAGCGATGCCAAGAAGAGCAAGAGGTCAAGCTGAGATCTCTCACGGCGAATATCAAGATGACGCAAGAGGCCAAGAAACTACCCATCAAACAGACCAAAATGGCCTACGTCGATACAGTGGTCAAACCGCCTCGGAATATTGCCAGGAAACAGGTAAATTTACACAATATATGTCTGGATTACATAATCACCTTGTAGCATTCAAGCACCTCCCTATAGGTTAGATAAGGAAACTTGAGTACCGAGAGATGCGCAAAATTGGACATTAGGTCTGTTGGACAACTTctttatttagataatatGTAGCGTATCATTCTACCGTAAAACCCAAAAGTACTTCCATTAATTAAAGTCATCGTGTTAGGTTATTAGTAATATCATTCTAGTGAAAACCATTAcgtttattattttggtaaaaaCGAAGCAAAAAGAAGAGGCGAAAGTTAGCCGGTCTAAGACCAAGACTCTTTTGTAAACTAACCTTATGATGAGAAATAAACACACAATAGTTATAAAGGCTGGCCTGTATTATCCACCCAAATCCTATTTTCTTTCTTATCGGACCTTTAAGATCACAGGGTGTGGTAGAAaaaaggggaggcctttgcccagcagtgggaaaataAATAGGCTATAAAGAAGACCACTATATATTAAACTTAGAAACCACTACCACACTGACGGTTTTTTTATATGCTACTAATAAAGGTCGACCGTACATGCCATCTATTATGACCTTACAACCACCCATCTCCCCAGGCACTCCACGGCACAGCACGAACCTCATCAGCGAGCCCAGCGGCTCGAGTGGCCGCCCTCGCCACCACGGCCAACGTGGCACGAGCCGGcaccgcccgcccgcccctcGCCGCCCCCGCCACAGGACCCACCTTCAAGCCCAAGAAGGCACCACTCATGCAGAAAGCCCTACAGTTCATGAGAGGACGGAAACGATGATAGAAGTGTTGTTTGtggttgtgttttgtttctgTGACTATGGTTCTGAATGTTTGGTAAAAATGGAGTTTCGAGATCTCGTGGGTTTGTTTGGATCGATGGATATGTTTCTGATGTACCTAATACTTTTTGGATCGCATCTGCGTGTATGCAATGAGTCAGTTGGAACCGTTGTTTGTTGAGTTACGTATAATGTACCAGAatttttatgtacttaggtatctTTTATCTGAAATAGTAAGATTTCACTTGAACAAATAATCGATCAATTCGTGAAGCAAGCAAGAGCACTTTTCTTTATGCGCCTAATGTGTACAGTTCAACAGGGTGAATTATCAGGACTTGATTGGACTTACGAGTTTCGTCTCTTTGCACTGAATAGGCCAGAATTATTCATTTGTTACCCGTAGGTAGAGGTATtgtatatcccattccacggggaaaggcatctgacagaacccttattacattcgaataagggtagtttttagggttccgtagccaaaatggcaaaaacggaacccttatagtttcgtcatgtccgtctgtccgtctgtcacagccgatttactcggaaactataagtactacagtgatgaaatttgatgggaatatgtgttgtatgaaccgctacaaaaatatgacactaaatagtaaaaaaaagaattgggggtggggccccccatacatgtaactgagggatgaaattttttttttcgatgtacatacccgtgtggggtatcaatggaaaggtcttttaaaatgatataaagttttctaaaaaacatttttcttaaagtgaacggtttttgagatatcagctctcaaagtcgtaaaaagtatgtccccccccctctatttttataactacggggtataaaattctaaaaaaaatagaggtgatgcatgctaattaactctttcaacgatttttggtttgatcaaagtatctcttatagtttttgagataggttgatttaactgtaattttgctgctacggaaccctttgtgcgcgagcccgactcgcacttggccggttttttttttgtatcagatgtctttcccagTGGAATGCGATATAGTTGTTTACACGATCCTAGACAAATAAAGTTTACAAAGATGTAAGTTTTgaaaagtgtttattttgaACATCAAACATATTGAGGCTTCGGTTAACCCTTTTACAGGCAGTGGCTGAAATTTTGCCACAATATTTTGAAGTTATATACCATGGAGTCTAAACACAATTAATTACCTGAACTTTTTTGCCTTATAAAGGGTTATGTAATATTTGATGTTGTATGTCATAATGATAcagaaacattgagaaacatagATAAGTGCCTGAGTAAGCGTTCTAAAGACCACAATACATAACTGCCAATATCCTCGTAGTTTTAAAATACAGACGTCAATAATatttatccttactaatattataaatgcgaaagtaactgtgtctgtctgtctgtctgtctgttactctttcacgccaaaactactgaacggatttgaatgaaatttggtatacatacggtctagaccctgggaaagaacataggctactttttatcccggaattcccacgggaaaactttttaaggcgaagcgaagcgcgcgggaacagctattataaaataaagatacaATTTTAACCATAAAATTAGGCCACAAGATGATTTTCCCCAAGAAAAAACAcatcaaattaaaaacaacaactGATAGttcaattcatttatttcttaactatgataaaaataaaattcatatttataattaaatatggtACACCTACTTATAGTGGAAGCAAAcatgtataatgtatgtataggtaggCACTATGTATACATTCTTAAAAGTAGTCAAAACATTTTTATCTATGATTTTTGAGTAGATTATAAGGTGTAGCAAATGTTCCTTTAAACCAAAAAGAGTTGTCAtagatattatgtatttatagatGTAAAACTTCAATAAATTCTGAAGTAATCAGTGTATTAACTCTGAGTTGAATTCTATATTTCAGTTCATGTAAAAACGGTAACATCATACtttattaaaaagaaaaacatttgaattcacaacaaacaaaaatcTTAACAGTCCATTTTAATTTCTGTATTTATCGTAATATAAAAACTATGAGGTATGTCTGTTGTTAAAGGTGAAAATATCAGATCTGAGGGCCTAGTGTGGCCTAGTGGAAGAATTCCTACAATTCGAGTAGTGAAAAGTAAACGCGAATTTGTATGGAAGTAGTGAAGCGCAtgtaccgctaggtggcgactctccTGCGCCATATAAATTCGCGTGTACCTTTCACGTTAAAAACTTGCACTCCGCATGCATGAGAGAAAAGATGCTACCAAATTAATGATGAAAGCTGTGATAACGGAGGAGGATTTACCAGATACAAGAATGTGTTAGGTAAAACCATATTATggtttaaaatgaaatgttttaaaaacgtATATAGAGCTTGACTACTATGTTAGACAATGTAGATACACCAAACATCACATTACATGTTTAAATGTTTTCAAAATAGGTATACATGATTTGTTATCTggtttatgaataaaactaGCTAAATATAAGGAGatcatttttaaaatgtttgacTCTGCCGCCTGCTGGGCTTACTACTACTGTAAGTACTATATTTAGTTGGTTTTAATTCATGCATATCAGtctaaatataggtaggtaacttaggtatacataataatatttattttatattttttgaagttCTTTCGCCTGATTTGTGAATTGCCATAGTGGTAGTAGtgatgtaaatatttttaatatgtgaaacttttgattttataccgataggtacataattatgatatgtGTAGGGAAACTCAAACTTATAATGGTTATGTATAGAACTATTATGTATGAGATACTTTTGTGTGTGTGATGATTCCATTTTACTGTAAAACCATTCACCGTGTAAACCTTGTCCCACAAATGCCATTGCCAATGGAAAAGAATAAAATCTACATGTGAAATTAATTGTTTTCATAATGAATGTCACAACACTACTGTCAACTTAACCACTCTAGTATAAAACTACATCTATGTTTCTAAACTTAGATTTTAACTGTTTTTCATAATCAGTATCTATTATTCTTGGACACTGATAAACTGCCAAAAACTTAAGGTTCTTATAATGTTCAGATATCAGGTCAACAATCACAGGAGATATATTCTTAACCCTAGACAGACTCAAACTTTTCAATTTAATCAAATTGGGGCTCCCCAGTGTGCTTAAAAGACCCATCTCGGTGAAGTGTTTATTGTTCCAGATTTGTAAGTTTTTGATTTGGGTAAGGCCTGCAAGAGGCAGTAAGCCAGCATCTGTCAGGTTGTCACACCTGATGATGACAAGCTCCTCTAGGCACGGGCAATGAGCCAGTAGCTGCAGGCACTTGTCATCTATGGCCGTCCCCCCGTACACATGGAGGCACACAAGACTCCTTTTCTTTGCCAATATTAACTCTTTAACTTGATCAATCTCAATGTCCCTAATTTTTTCTAAGTACAAATGATTTAGGTGCACACATTGTATCAACATGTTCCAATTCGAGGAGGAAAGGCCAAAGTCTGCCAGTGCCACATATGATAGATCTTTGAAATGGTTGAATTTAATAAGTGTGTCAGTATTTTCTTTGGTTTGCAGCAAAAGTGAGTTTCTTAAACTAAGCTTCTTCAATTTGGGCCACCTCAGTAGATCATCTGGGAAGTCAGTGCTCACTCTACACATGATGAGCTCGATGGAGGTGAGATTGGGGCACTTCTCGAGGATGGACATGATGAAGGGGTAGTTGTACACATACTGTATTTTGACATTGCAGATGTAATCACAGTGGGAGGTCAGGATTTCCAGGTTTTTCTCGCTGACCTCTGTCTGGCCTGGCTTTCCGGAGTAGATGATAGTGATCCTCTTCCAGAGAGTGGTGTCTAGAGCCAGCTTCCTCCAGCGCCGGCACACCTGCTCGCACTGCAGCAATGACTCGAGAGGCAGCAAGTGGAAAACTTGCAGTATCATTTCATCCGGCAGTATTGTGTTCACGTCGTCCGTATCGGCTGTTTCTTCATTCATTTTGAAATCCTGTACAAAATTATGTTATCAATTTATATGACCCAGCAACTGATAATAAATAAGCGTCAAAAAGTACGTAAAATAATGAACTTACATACctgttttagtttttttctgtAATTTATAAGACAAATCCGTGTATTTACACGTGTTGAATGTAGGTCTCGCTACTATAATATGCAAGTAATGCAACTCATCCCGTTGTCTTGTCTAATTTTGGCTTATTTCGTATCATTCTTTGACTACAGTAAACAGACGTAAAAATGCCCCGCGTTGtttgcttgtttgtttgctaTTTCCTCATTGTTGACTGACAAACAGCTGATTTCTGTCAAAGTCACAATAACCACAGAGTACTGAAATATAACTGTCAAAAGTGTCGATTGTATTTCCGATTTGTcgattatatttattacattcaCATTCCTATTTAAGTTAATGATAATGTTCATGAGTTAATTTCAATAACCACACAATCATAAATCTACGTAACTTTCCATGTTC includes:
- the LOC105383862 gene encoding F-box/LRR-repeat protein fbxl-1 — its product is MNEETADTDDVNTILPDEMILQVFHLLPLESLLQCEQVCRRWRKLALDTTLWKRITIIYSGKPGQTEVSEKNLEILTSHCDYICNVKIQYVYNYPFIMSILEKCPNLTSIELIMCRVSTDFPDDLLRWPKLKKLSLRNSLLLQTKENTDTLIKFNHFKDLSYVALADFGLSSSNWNMLIQCVHLNHLYLEKIRDIEIDQVKELILAKKRSLVCLHVYGGTAIDDKCLQLLAHCPCLEELVIIRCDNLTDAGLLPLAGLTQIKNLQIWNNKHFTEMGLLSTLGSPNLIKLKSLSLSRVKNISPVIVDLISEHYKNLKFLAVYQCPRIIDTDYEKQLKSKFRNIDVVLY